Proteins encoded within one genomic window of Raineyella fluvialis:
- a CDS encoding cobaltochelatase subunit CobN, whose protein sequence is MTTIALLSTSDTDLLSARASGADWVWANPTRVDEAAVTALVAGADLVVFRFLGGPQELPDTYAAARAAGRPMVVLGGEQRPDAALMALSTVPTGVAAQAHVYLAQGGAENLRQVHGFLSDTVLLTGEGFAPPAEQPFWGVLRDVSVDVQGRPRVGILFYRAQWSAGNVAYAEDLADAVDAAGGVGVPIFAASLREAPADLLDHLGTYDALVTTVLAAGGSRAATAQAGGDDEAWDVDALARLDVPILQGLCLTWSRESWEASDEGMTPLDVATQVAVPEFDGRIITVAFSFKENDADGLPHYVTDPERTRRVAELAVNHARLRHIPVAERRIAVVLSAYPTKHARIGNAVGLDTPVSLIRLLRQMRAAGYDLGTPGEIPGTEAYDALLARVGEVPEGETEDTTRGNALIHAIIEAGGQDEEWLTAEQLSGQPVRIAAARYREWFARFPEGLREAVTGAWGRRRGTSSSTRPAPAPATPMVRSSPPPCAPATW, encoded by the coding sequence GTGACGACGATCGCCCTGCTGTCCACGTCCGACACCGACCTGCTGTCCGCCCGCGCCAGCGGCGCCGACTGGGTCTGGGCCAACCCGACCCGGGTCGACGAGGCCGCGGTGACGGCGCTGGTGGCCGGCGCTGACCTGGTGGTCTTCCGCTTCCTGGGGGGTCCGCAGGAGTTGCCCGACACCTACGCCGCCGCGCGGGCCGCCGGCCGGCCGATGGTCGTCCTCGGCGGGGAGCAGCGCCCCGACGCGGCACTCATGGCGCTGTCGACCGTGCCCACCGGAGTCGCCGCCCAGGCGCACGTCTACCTGGCCCAGGGTGGCGCGGAGAACCTCCGCCAGGTCCACGGCTTCCTCTCCGACACCGTGCTGCTGACCGGTGAGGGCTTCGCGCCGCCGGCCGAACAGCCGTTCTGGGGCGTGCTGCGGGACGTGTCGGTCGATGTCCAGGGCCGGCCCCGCGTCGGCATCCTCTTCTACCGGGCCCAATGGTCGGCCGGGAACGTCGCGTACGCCGAGGACCTCGCCGACGCCGTCGACGCGGCCGGGGGAGTCGGGGTGCCGATCTTCGCTGCCTCGCTGCGGGAGGCCCCCGCCGACCTGCTCGACCACCTGGGGACGTACGACGCCCTGGTCACCACCGTGCTCGCCGCCGGCGGCAGCCGGGCCGCCACGGCGCAGGCCGGCGGGGACGACGAGGCCTGGGACGTCGATGCCCTGGCCCGCCTCGACGTGCCGATCCTGCAGGGCCTCTGCCTGACCTGGAGCCGCGAGTCATGGGAGGCCTCCGACGAGGGGATGACCCCGCTCGACGTCGCCACCCAGGTCGCGGTGCCCGAGTTCGACGGCCGGATCATCACCGTCGCCTTCTCCTTCAAGGAGAACGACGCCGACGGCCTGCCGCACTACGTCACCGACCCGGAGCGGACCCGCCGGGTCGCCGAGCTCGCCGTCAACCACGCCCGGCTGCGCCACATCCCGGTGGCCGAGCGCCGGATCGCCGTCGTCCTGTCGGCCTATCCGACCAAGCACGCGCGGATCGGCAACGCCGTCGGCCTGGACACCCCGGTGTCGCTGATCCGGCTGTTGCGCCAGATGCGGGCGGCGGGCTACGACCTCGGCACGCCGGGTGAGATCCCCGGCACGGAGGCGTACGACGCCCTGCTGGCGCGGGTCGGGGAGGTGCCCGAGGGGGAGACCGAGGACACCACCCGCGGCAACGCCCTGATCCACGCGATCATCGAGGCGGGCGGCCAGGACGAGGAATGGCTGACCGCCGAGCAGCTCTCCGGCCAGCCGGTCCGGATTGCCGCGGCGCGCTACCGGGAGTGGTTCGCGCGTTTTCCGGAGGGTCTGCGGGAGGCGGTCACCGGTGCCTGGGGCCGGCGCCGGGGAACGTCTTCGTCGACCCGACCAGCCCCGGCACCGGCGACCCCGATGGTGAGATCGTCGCCGCCGCCCTGCGCGCCGGCAACCTGGTGA
- the cobN gene encoding cobaltochelatase subunit CobN — MILVQPPRGFGENPIAIYHDPDLPPTHQYLATYRWLAEEFRADAIVHLGKHGNLEWLPGKNLALSPADGPDAALGSLPVVYPFLVNDPGEGTQAKRRAHATIVDHLIPPMARAETYGDIARLEQLLDEYGNVSAMDPAKAPALQAEIWTLIRAARMDAELGLDDRPEGDAFDDFVMHVDGWLCEIKDVQIRDGLHILGRVPEGEELVNLVLAVLRAGQVFGGAVNAVPGLRRALGLADDAPLADVDRVEGIAHALVAGLATRDWDAGAVEEVISSVGGDLAEAPGADRAAVAASLRFACEEVVPRLRGTGREIDAVLHALDGGYTPAGPSGSPLRGLVNVLPTGRNFYSVDPKAIPSRLAYETGSAMAESVLARYLEETGAYPQSVGLSVWGTSAMRTSGDDIAEVLALMGVVPRWDEASRRIVGLDTVPLAELGRPRVDVTVRISGFFRDAFPHVIAMLDDAVRLVAELDEADEDNYVRAHTRADRQAHGDERRATTRIFGSKPGSYGAGILPLIEAGDWRTDADLAEVYTTWGGYAYGRDMDGRPAREDMETNYRRIQVAAKNVDTREHDIADSDDYFQYHGGMVATVRALTGADPKAYVGDSTVPDAVRTRSLAEETARVFRSRVVNPRWIAAMQRHGYKGAFELAATVDYLFGFDATAGVVDDWMYEKLAESYVLDEDTQQFMRHANPWALNGIIEKLHEAADRGLWEEPDPELMARMQQVYLDVEGDLEE, encoded by the coding sequence GTGATCCTCGTCCAGCCGCCCCGCGGCTTCGGAGAGAACCCGATCGCCATCTACCACGACCCGGACCTGCCGCCGACGCACCAGTACCTCGCCACCTACCGGTGGCTGGCCGAGGAGTTCCGCGCCGACGCGATCGTCCACCTCGGCAAGCACGGCAACCTGGAGTGGCTGCCCGGCAAGAACCTGGCCCTCTCCCCGGCCGACGGTCCCGACGCCGCGCTCGGCTCGCTGCCGGTGGTCTACCCGTTCCTGGTCAACGACCCGGGCGAGGGCACCCAGGCCAAGCGCCGCGCGCACGCGACGATCGTCGACCACCTCATCCCGCCGATGGCCCGCGCCGAGACGTACGGCGACATCGCCCGCCTGGAGCAGCTCCTCGACGAGTACGGCAACGTCTCGGCGATGGACCCGGCGAAGGCCCCCGCCCTGCAGGCCGAGATCTGGACGCTGATCCGGGCGGCCCGGATGGACGCCGAGCTGGGCCTGGACGACCGGCCCGAGGGGGACGCGTTCGACGACTTCGTCATGCACGTCGACGGCTGGCTCTGCGAGATCAAGGACGTCCAGATCCGCGACGGCCTGCACATCCTCGGCCGGGTGCCGGAGGGCGAGGAGCTCGTCAACCTCGTGCTGGCCGTGCTGCGGGCCGGCCAGGTCTTCGGCGGCGCGGTGAACGCCGTGCCCGGGCTGCGCCGCGCGCTGGGCCTGGCCGACGACGCACCGCTGGCCGACGTGGACCGGGTCGAAGGCATTGCGCATGCGTTGGTCGCCGGCCTCGCCACGCGGGACTGGGACGCCGGGGCGGTCGAGGAGGTCATCTCCTCCGTCGGGGGAGACCTCGCCGAGGCCCCCGGCGCCGACCGCGCCGCCGTCGCTGCTTCTCTGCGGTTCGCTTGCGAAGAGGTGGTGCCCCGGCTACGCGGCACCGGCCGCGAGATCGACGCCGTGCTGCACGCCCTCGACGGCGGCTACACCCCGGCGGGCCCCTCCGGCTCTCCGCTGCGCGGCCTGGTGAACGTGCTGCCGACCGGCCGCAACTTCTACTCGGTCGATCCGAAGGCGATCCCGTCCCGGCTGGCGTACGAGACGGGGTCGGCGATGGCCGAATCGGTCCTCGCCCGCTACCTCGAGGAGACCGGCGCCTACCCGCAGTCGGTCGGCCTGTCGGTGTGGGGCACGTCGGCGATGCGGACCTCGGGCGACGACATCGCCGAGGTGCTGGCGCTGATGGGCGTCGTGCCGCGATGGGATGAGGCCTCCCGCCGGATCGTCGGGCTCGACACCGTGCCGCTCGCCGAGCTCGGCCGGCCCCGTGTCGACGTGACCGTACGGATCTCCGGCTTCTTCCGCGACGCCTTCCCGCACGTCATCGCCATGCTCGACGACGCCGTGCGGCTCGTCGCCGAACTGGACGAGGCCGACGAGGACAACTACGTCCGCGCCCACACCAGGGCCGATCGGCAGGCCCACGGCGACGAGCGCCGCGCCACCACGCGGATCTTCGGCTCGAAGCCCGGATCGTACGGTGCCGGCATCCTGCCGCTGATCGAAGCGGGCGACTGGCGTACGGACGCCGACCTGGCCGAGGTCTACACCACCTGGGGCGGCTACGCGTACGGGCGTGACATGGACGGCCGCCCCGCGCGCGAGGACATGGAGACCAACTACCGGCGCATCCAGGTCGCCGCGAAGAACGTCGACACCCGCGAGCACGACATCGCCGACTCCGACGACTACTTCCAGTACCACGGCGGGATGGTCGCGACCGTACGGGCGCTGACCGGCGCGGACCCCAAGGCGTACGTGGGGGACTCGACGGTGCCCGATGCGGTGCGCACCCGCTCGCTGGCCGAGGAGACCGCCCGGGTCTTCCGGTCCCGGGTGGTGAACCCGCGCTGGATCGCCGCCATGCAGCGCCACGGCTACAAGGGGGCGTTCGAACTGGCCGCGACGGTCGACTACCTGTTCGGCTTCGACGCCACCGCCGGCGTCGTCGACGACTGGATGTACGAGAAGCTCGCCGAGTCGTACGTCCTGGACGAGGACACCCAGCAGTTCATGCGCCACGCCAATCCGTGGGCGCTGAACGGCATCATCGAGAAGCTGCACGAGGCGGCCGACCGTGGGCTGTGGGAGGAGCCGGATCCGGAGCTGATGGCCCGGATGCAGCAGGTCTACCTCGACGTGGAGGGTGATCTGGAGGAGTGA
- a CDS encoding threonine/serine exporter family protein has product MEKIIMTVPTVLVSIPGSAALRTLIYFDQADVLQAMQNGVSTVLVVIAMVAGLSGARMLTDPEWAFTRADPPSTWRLVGRILRHRHGA; this is encoded by the coding sequence ATGGAGAAGATCATCATGACGGTCCCGACGGTGCTCGTGTCGATCCCCGGCTCCGCGGCGCTGCGGACCCTGATCTACTTCGACCAGGCCGACGTCCTCCAGGCCATGCAGAACGGTGTGTCCACCGTCCTCGTCGTCATCGCGATGGTGGCCGGGCTGTCCGGTGCGCGCATGCTGACAGACCCGGAATGGGCGTTCACCCGCGCCGATCCCCCGTCGACCTGGCGTCTCGTCGGCCGGATCCTGAGGCACCGGCACGGCGCCTGA